The Dendrosporobacter quercicolus genome window below encodes:
- a CDS encoding sulfite exporter TauE/SafE family protein, with amino-acid sequence MLTTILTLFILGFAVGTFGTLVGIGGGIILIPVFVLLMNYTPQQAVGTSLTIVLLNALSGTYAYIKQKKIYYDAAVKFAVATVPGAFLGSYMVEYFTGASFRMTFGIFLMLIALLMFFRSSPKGAGTEFDPSSFTYNRTLGIIVSAGVGFLSSILGIGGGVIHVPIMIYILGFPTHIATATSHFVLAVSSLFGVTSHLLLGNVLLLPALTIGLGAIAGAQFGAALSLRTKSKSIIALLALALFALGLRLALTANQAL; translated from the coding sequence ATACTAACAACAATTCTGACCTTATTTATCCTCGGTTTTGCGGTTGGAACATTTGGCACGCTGGTAGGCATCGGCGGCGGTATTATCCTGATCCCCGTATTTGTGCTGCTGATGAACTACACCCCGCAGCAAGCTGTCGGAACGTCCCTGACGATCGTTCTGTTAAACGCGCTGTCCGGGACCTATGCCTATATCAAGCAAAAAAAAATTTATTATGACGCGGCTGTTAAATTTGCCGTCGCCACTGTACCGGGTGCGTTTCTGGGCAGTTATATGGTTGAATATTTTACCGGAGCCAGTTTTAGAATGACCTTTGGTATTTTTTTAATGCTTATTGCTCTGTTAATGTTTTTCCGTTCTTCACCGAAAGGGGCCGGTACTGAATTTGATCCGTCCTCCTTTACCTACAATCGCACGCTGGGTATTATCGTTAGCGCCGGTGTCGGCTTTCTGTCCAGCATTCTGGGTATTGGCGGCGGAGTTATCCATGTGCCGATTATGATTTACATATTGGGTTTTCCGACCCATATCGCGACCGCCACCTCCCACTTTGTACTGGCCGTATCTTCATTGTTCGGAGTGACTTCGCACCTGCTGCTCGGCAATGTCCTGTTATTACCGGCCCTTACCATCGGCCTTGGGGCGATCGCGGGAGCTCAGTTTGGTGCGGCCTTATCGTTGCGCACCAAGTCAAAATCAATTATCGCTCTCCTGGCCCTGGCCCTGTTCGCACTGGGTCTGCGTCTGGCCCTGACGGCCAATCAGGCTCTGTAA
- a CDS encoding glutamine--tRNA ligase/YqeY domain fusion protein, giving the protein MSMNAVVSSNFIQTMIDEDLRNQKNGNKVHTRFPPEPNGYLHIGHAKSICLNFGLARQYNGLCNLRFDDTNPVKEDIEYVESIQEDVQWLGFSWDDRRYYASDYFGKLYDYAVYLIKKGRAYVCDLSAQEMREYRGTLTEPGKESPYRNRPVEENLALFEQMKAGKFPDGARVLRAKIDMASPNLNMRDPALYRISHSSHHRTGDKWCIYPMYDFAHPISDALENITHSICTLEFEDHRPLYDWVLKACDCPLPRPQQIEFARLNLNRTVMSKRKLRLLVEGGHVSGWDDPRMPTISGLRRRGYTPEAIRDFCDRIGVAKSNSTVDIALLEHCIREDLNRRAARAMVVLRPLRVVIENYPEGQVEQLTAENNPEDDGMGNRSIPFSRELYIEQDDFMEEPARKFFRLAPGKEVRLKHAYIIKCERVIKDEAGSIIEVRCSYDPETKSGGTNSGRKVKGTLHWVCASQAVQVEVRLYDYLLTDDSDEEAEDFIATLNENSLETISGCMAEPSLGEARPGNRYQFLRQGYFCVDADSASGKPIFNRIVGLRDSWAKMQKG; this is encoded by the coding sequence ATGTCGATGAATGCTGTTGTATCATCAAATTTTATTCAAACAATGATTGATGAAGACCTGCGTAACCAAAAAAACGGTAATAAAGTCCATACCCGCTTTCCGCCGGAACCTAATGGATATCTGCATATCGGTCATGCCAAATCAATCTGCCTGAATTTTGGGCTGGCTCGCCAGTATAACGGGTTATGTAATCTCCGATTTGATGATACAAATCCGGTGAAAGAGGATATTGAATATGTTGAATCTATCCAGGAAGATGTTCAATGGTTAGGATTCTCCTGGGATGACCGGCGGTATTATGCTTCTGATTATTTCGGTAAACTATATGACTATGCCGTTTATTTGATTAAGAAGGGCCGGGCTTATGTTTGCGACTTATCGGCGCAGGAAATGCGTGAGTATCGCGGAACCTTGACTGAACCAGGGAAAGAGAGCCCTTATCGCAACCGGCCGGTTGAGGAAAACTTAGCATTATTTGAACAGATGAAAGCCGGCAAGTTTCCGGATGGCGCCCGTGTTCTCCGGGCTAAAATAGATATGGCTTCCCCCAATTTAAATATGCGCGATCCGGCGTTATACCGCATTTCTCATTCCTCTCATCACCGGACCGGCGATAAATGGTGCATTTATCCAATGTACGATTTCGCCCATCCGATTTCCGATGCCTTGGAAAACATTACCCACTCAATTTGTACCCTGGAGTTCGAAGATCATCGCCCGTTGTACGATTGGGTACTCAAGGCCTGCGATTGTCCCCTTCCCCGGCCGCAGCAGATTGAATTTGCCAGGCTGAATTTGAATCGTACGGTAATGAGTAAACGCAAACTAAGACTATTGGTTGAAGGCGGTCATGTAAGCGGCTGGGACGATCCACGGATGCCGACCATTTCCGGTTTACGCCGCCGTGGGTATACGCCGGAGGCAATTCGGGATTTTTGTGACCGGATTGGTGTGGCAAAAAGCAATAGCACAGTCGATATTGCACTGCTGGAGCACTGTATCCGCGAAGACCTTAACCGCCGGGCCGCCCGGGCGATGGTCGTGCTGCGTCCGCTCCGGGTGGTCATTGAAAACTACCCGGAAGGGCAGGTTGAGCAGCTTACGGCTGAAAACAATCCCGAGGATGATGGCATGGGAAACCGAAGCATTCCTTTTTCCCGTGAATTATATATTGAGCAAGACGATTTCATGGAAGAACCGGCCAGGAAATTCTTCCGGCTGGCTCCTGGCAAAGAAGTACGGCTTAAGCATGCCTACATTATTAAATGTGAACGGGTAATTAAAGATGAAGCAGGCAGTATTATTGAAGTTCGCTGCAGTTATGATCCGGAAACGAAGAGCGGCGGAACAAACAGCGGCCGTAAAGTGAAAGGCACTCTGCATTGGGTATGCGCCAGTCAGGCTGTGCAGGTTGAAGTACGATTATACGACTATCTGCTGACAGATGACAGTGATGAGGAAGCTGAAGATTTTATTGCAACATTAAATGAAAATTCGCTGGAGACGATTAGCGGCTGTATGGCGGAACCCAGTCTGGGTGAAGCCCGGCCAGGTAACCGTTATCAGTTTCTGCGGCAGGGGTATTTCTGTGTTGATGCTGATTCAGCGTCGGGAAAACCAATTTTTAACCGAATTGTAGGGCTGCGGGATTCCTGGGCAAAAATGCAAAAAGGCTGA
- a CDS encoding spore coat protein, whose amino-acid sequence MALNLSRKEQMLLQDQKKHEQICVQKYQSYANQTQTPQLKQLFTNYAQAEQQHLNTINQILSGQVPDVQQQGQQQNQQGQQQNQQGSGQPAGAGSPSAFAGGPNDAALLNDMLMTEKYVSGTYDTAIFEFADPSVRQVLNHIQKEEQEHGEGLFKYMQSQGLYNVQ is encoded by the coding sequence GTGGCCCTAAATTTATCCCGAAAAGAACAAATGCTTTTACAGGATCAGAAAAAGCATGAGCAGATTTGCGTACAAAAATATCAATCCTATGCAAATCAAACGCAAACGCCCCAATTAAAGCAGCTGTTTACCAATTATGCGCAGGCGGAACAGCAGCATCTGAACACCATCAACCAAATTCTCAGCGGCCAAGTGCCCGATGTCCAGCAGCAAGGCCAGCAACAAAATCAGCAGGGTCAGCAACAGAACCAGCAAGGCAGTGGGCAACCGGCCGGTGCCGGCAGTCCGTCTGCATTTGCCGGCGGCCCAAATGACGCAGCGTTGTTAAACGATATGCTGATGACTGAAAAATATGTGTCCGGCACCTATGATACAGCTATTTTTGAGTTTGCCGATCCAAGCGTCAGACAGGTTCTCAATCATATCCAAAAAGAAGAGCAGGAGCATGGTGAAGGTCTGTTTAAGTATATGCAAAGCCAGGGGCTGTATAATGTTCAATAG
- a CDS encoding thioesterase family protein: MELHLPVGLTSEKSEQVTPENTAVRYGSGSVSVYATPAMIGLIEAACLAAVEPHLPAGMATVGIHVNVSHIAATPIGMQVRAAAELTGITGKKLTFRVEAFDEKEKIGEGTHQRYIIDIERFLQKTESKLATS, from the coding sequence ATGGAACTTCATTTACCAGTGGGTTTGACAAGTGAGAAATCCGAGCAGGTAACCCCTGAGAATACCGCTGTCAGGTATGGCAGCGGCTCAGTGTCGGTGTATGCCACCCCGGCGATGATCGGCTTAATTGAAGCGGCCTGCCTCGCCGCTGTCGAACCGCATCTGCCGGCCGGCATGGCTACTGTCGGGATTCATGTAAATGTCAGCCACATCGCAGCTACGCCCATTGGCATGCAGGTGCGGGCAGCGGCTGAACTAACCGGGATAACAGGGAAAAAATTAACCTTCCGGGTGGAAGCTTTCGATGAAAAAGAAAAAATTGGTGAGGGAACTCACCAACGTTACATCATTGATATCGAAAGATTTTTACAAAAAACAGAAAGCAAGCTGGCTACTTCTTAG
- a CDS encoding GlsB/YeaQ/YmgE family stress response membrane protein, translating to MLWSLIIGLIAGWLAGKISRGNSFGLIGNLVVGVIGAYVGGFLFGLLGLNAYGTIGSIVVSTIGAIVFLWVLSMFVKPKRVV from the coding sequence ATGCTGTGGTCTTTAATTATTGGATTAATTGCCGGGTGGCTGGCTGGTAAAATTTCACGCGGCAATAGCTTTGGCCTGATTGGGAACTTGGTGGTAGGTGTAATTGGCGCTTATGTCGGAGGGTTTTTGTTCGGCTTACTGGGCCTAAACGCCTATGGAACAATTGGCAGTATTGTTGTCAGCACAATCGGGGCCATCGTTTTTTTATGGGTACTTAGTATGTTTGTCAAGCCTAAACGGGTGGTTTAA
- a CDS encoding uracil-DNA glycosylase: MFNSHVELEASLFQCNQCALAQDQNHGPTSYNGTPHSSLAIVGEGPGRVEDEYGVPLVGPSGQLLDKALASVGITRDLIYTTNIVKCRPRGNRTPTVEEGLFCANIWLDAEMKLVRPRIIIALGSVALKYLHHSNARITKDRGAWFETKYDIPAIATYHPAYLLRLNGKELVKAKWEVYYDFKAAVDKVLALEPNTSLKSDLPPNLLEQYAPRRQSRLKQPAGKI; encoded by the coding sequence ATGTTTAACAGCCATGTAGAACTGGAAGCTTCGTTATTTCAATGTAATCAATGCGCCTTGGCTCAGGATCAGAATCATGGGCCGACATCATATAACGGGACGCCGCACAGCAGTCTGGCCATTGTGGGTGAAGGTCCCGGACGGGTGGAGGATGAGTACGGCGTGCCCCTGGTTGGCCCGTCAGGCCAGCTGCTGGATAAGGCTTTGGCAAGCGTGGGTATTACCCGGGATTTGATATATACCACCAATATTGTTAAATGCCGCCCCAGAGGCAATCGAACGCCTACCGTTGAGGAAGGGCTTTTTTGCGCCAATATCTGGCTGGACGCCGAAATGAAATTAGTGCGTCCGCGGATCATTATCGCTTTGGGCAGCGTGGCTTTAAAATACCTGCACCATAGTAACGCCCGCATTACGAAGGACCGGGGGGCATGGTTTGAGACCAAATATGACATACCGGCAATTGCCACTTACCATCCGGCTTATCTGCTCAGGCTTAACGGCAAAGAATTGGTCAAGGCAAAATGGGAAGTCTATTACGACTTTAAGGCTGCGGTTGATAAGGTATTGGCCCTGGAGCCCAATACTTCCCTGAAATCCGACCTGCCGCCCAATTTACTTGAACAATATGCGCCAAGGCGGCAAAGCCGGTTAAAACAGCCGGCTGGAAAAATATAA
- a CDS encoding NAD(P)/FAD-dependent oxidoreductase translates to MGRQYDVAIIGGGPAGIFAAYELARLNPEIRVILIEEGRDIYSRRCPIAEKKVEHCINCKPCSIMRGFGGAGAFSDGKYNFTTQFGGWLNEYLPDDEVLSLIDYVDGVNKQYGAPSEYFSTQNSSLGKLAIGFGLHLLEAKVRHLGTENNLKILEQIYEQLKDKITLIFNRHVASIDQTEAGFGLQLLDDEPVSCRYLIAAPGRAGSEWFAGRCKEMGLTMLNNQVDVGVRIEIPATVFQHITDEVYEAKLIYRTKQYGDLVRTFCMNPKGYVVAENTDGIVTVNGHSYRDEKLHSKNTNFALLVSNRFNEPFNEPHQYGKRIASFSNMLGGGVLVQRFGDLIKGRRTNEHRLEQSFTKPTLKATPGDLSLVLPKRHLDNIIEMIYALNNIAPGMANDDTLLYGVEVKFYSSRLKLTDELETEIPGLFAIGDGAGVTRGLSQASASGVYVARIIHDRRKA, encoded by the coding sequence ATGGGTAGACAATACGATGTGGCGATTATCGGCGGGGGGCCTGCCGGGATTTTCGCCGCCTATGAGTTGGCGAGGCTTAATCCGGAGATCAGAGTAATCCTGATTGAAGAGGGACGTGATATATACAGCCGGCGATGTCCGATTGCCGAGAAAAAAGTCGAGCACTGCATTAATTGCAAGCCCTGCAGCATCATGCGCGGCTTTGGCGGGGCGGGCGCTTTTTCCGACGGGAAATATAATTTTACCACTCAGTTTGGCGGCTGGCTGAACGAATATCTTCCGGACGATGAGGTACTCAGCCTGATTGACTATGTTGATGGGGTAAATAAGCAGTATGGAGCGCCAAGTGAGTACTTTAGCACGCAAAACAGCTCGCTGGGCAAACTGGCCATCGGATTTGGCCTACACCTGCTTGAGGCAAAAGTCCGGCACCTGGGCACTGAAAACAACCTCAAAATTCTCGAACAAATTTATGAACAGCTTAAGGATAAGATTACCCTGATTTTTAACAGGCATGTGGCGTCGATTGATCAAACCGAGGCGGGTTTTGGGCTTCAGTTACTTGATGACGAGCCGGTAAGCTGCCGCTATTTGATTGCCGCACCCGGCCGGGCCGGATCGGAATGGTTTGCCGGCCGGTGTAAAGAGATGGGGCTGACCATGCTGAATAACCAGGTTGACGTTGGCGTAAGAATAGAAATTCCGGCAACCGTATTCCAGCATATCACCGATGAAGTTTATGAGGCCAAACTGATTTACCGTACGAAACAATACGGCGATTTGGTCCGGACTTTTTGTATGAATCCCAAAGGATATGTTGTAGCCGAAAACACGGATGGCATTGTTACTGTGAACGGACATAGCTACCGGGATGAAAAACTGCACAGCAAAAATACGAATTTTGCCTTACTGGTAAGCAATCGTTTTAATGAACCCTTTAACGAGCCGCATCAGTATGGTAAACGAATTGCCTCTTTTTCTAATATGCTGGGCGGTGGCGTGCTTGTACAACGGTTTGGCGATCTGATCAAGGGCCGGAGAACGAATGAACACCGCCTGGAGCAAAGTTTTACCAAACCAACACTAAAAGCGACGCCGGGCGACCTAAGCCTGGTACTGCCTAAGCGTCATTTGGACAACATTATTGAAATGATTTATGCCTTAAATAATATTGCGCCGGGCATGGCCAATGACGATACTTTGCTGTATGGTGTTGAAGTCAAGTTTTATAGTTCCCGGTTAAAGCTGACTGATGAGCTGGAAACTGAAATTCCCGGGCTGTTTGCAATTGGCGACGGAGCCGGCGTGACGCGCGGGTTGTCTCAGGCCAGCGCCAGCGGCGTATATGTTGCCCGGATCATTCATGACAGACGGAAAGCCTGA